Proteins encoded in a region of the Flammeovirga yaeyamensis genome:
- a CDS encoding AMP-dependent synthetase/ligase, giving the protein MELKRVFDFIDQQKSLYGGLEVCFANKVNEEWVTYSTEKTSNILYQLGSGLLRYGLKKGDKVAIVSENRPEWNFVDLACAQIGVTVVPIYPTITEDDYLYIFNHAEIKVAFLESQHLVNKIRKIDEKLPELEKVYTFNDVEGETSWKTLLSASEEEIANIDKIKDSIQEEDLYTIVYTSGTTGNPKGVMLSHRNVVTDAIAAAETLPVDRGNARALSFLPLSHVYERTSLYSYLCGGVSVYFAENVAKVADNLKEVKPHVFCTVPRLLEKVYDAILNKGMATKGLARAIFFWSLNLGLRYNPREKQSLWYRFQHFIADKLVFKKWRAALGGEIRNMNVGAAALQPRLIRSFWAAGIKVCEGYGMSEAAPVVCVNRVNPQDMMIGTVGPVLNGIDVKIAPDGEILIKGPNVMMGYYKQPELTAETVVDGWLHSGDIGELIDGKFLKITDRKKELFKTSAGKYISPQFLENKLKESFYIEQVAVIGSNQKFAAALIVPNFEALSNWCEENNIFEENPQKVIENPTVLKMFKKEIAAANKSFARYEQVQKFSLLENEWTVDTGEVTPTLKPKRKIINEKYEKEIEEIYS; this is encoded by the coding sequence ATGGAACTAAAACGAGTATTTGATTTTATTGACCAGCAAAAATCGCTATACGGTGGTTTAGAGGTGTGTTTTGCAAATAAAGTAAACGAAGAATGGGTTACTTACTCTACTGAAAAGACATCTAATATTCTATATCAATTAGGTAGTGGCTTATTACGTTACGGCCTAAAGAAAGGCGATAAAGTAGCAATTGTTTCGGAAAACCGTCCTGAATGGAATTTTGTAGATTTGGCCTGTGCTCAAATTGGAGTAACAGTAGTGCCTATTTACCCCACCATTACAGAGGACGATTATTTATATATTTTCAATCATGCTGAAATCAAGGTAGCATTTTTAGAATCGCAACACCTTGTAAACAAAATCAGAAAGATTGATGAAAAGCTTCCTGAACTAGAAAAGGTCTATACCTTTAATGACGTAGAAGGAGAAACCTCATGGAAGACTTTACTTTCTGCATCGGAAGAAGAAATAGCTAACATTGATAAGATCAAAGACAGCATTCAAGAAGAAGATCTTTACACTATTGTCTATACCTCTGGTACGACAGGCAATCCTAAAGGAGTGATGCTTTCTCATAGAAATGTGGTTACGGATGCCATTGCTGCCGCAGAAACTCTTCCTGTAGATAGAGGGAATGCAAGAGCATTAAGCTTCTTACCCTTATCTCACGTATATGAACGTACAAGTTTGTACTCTTATTTATGTGGTGGTGTATCGGTTTATTTTGCAGAAAATGTAGCAAAAGTAGCCGACAACTTGAAAGAGGTAAAACCTCATGTTTTCTGTACGGTTCCTCGTCTTTTAGAAAAAGTATACGATGCTATTCTTAATAAAGGAATGGCCACAAAAGGTTTAGCAAGGGCTATTTTCTTTTGGTCATTAAACTTGGGACTGCGTTATAATCCAAGAGAGAAACAATCGCTTTGGTACCGTTTCCAACACTTTATTGCCGATAAATTGGTCTTCAAGAAATGGAGAGCAGCTTTAGGTGGTGAAATTAGAAATATGAACGTAGGTGCTGCAGCACTTCAACCACGATTGATTCGTTCTTTCTGGGCTGCAGGTATTAAAGTATGCGAAGGTTACGGTATGTCTGAAGCGGCTCCTGTAGTTTGTGTGAACAGAGTAAATCCGCAAGACATGATGATCGGCACAGTCGGTCCTGTTCTAAATGGAATTGATGTTAAAATTGCACCTGACGGAGAGATCTTGATTAAAGGTCCAAACGTGATGATGGGCTACTACAAACAACCCGAATTGACGGCCGAGACGGTTGTAGATGGTTGGTTACACTCTGGAGATATTGGCGAATTAATTGATGGAAAATTCTTAAAGATCACCGATCGTAAGAAAGAATTATTCAAGACTTCGGCTGGTAAATACATTTCTCCTCAGTTCTTAGAAAATAAACTGAAAGAATCGTTTTATATAGAACAAGTAGCTGTAATTGGCAGTAACCAAAAGTTTGCTGCTGCTTTAATCGTTCCAAATTTCGAAGCATTATCAAATTGGTGTGAGGAAAACAATATTTTTGAGGAAAACCCTCAGAAAGTGATTGAAAACCCTACTGTCTTGAAAATGTTCAAAAAGGAAATAGCTGCGGCCAACAAATCATTTGCTCGTTATGAACAAGTACAAAAGTTCAGTTTACTAGAAAATGAATGGACGGTTGATACAGGTGAAGTAACACCAACGCTGAAACCTAAGCGAAAAATCATCAACGAAAAATATGAAAAAGAGATTGAGGAGATTTACTCTTAA
- a CDS encoding outer membrane beta-barrel protein, producing the protein MQAKPIFIITLILVLLQSTNLFSQVSFQSGYYINLENDTVSCYIKNLDWRTTPQKIQVKKSLSQTEHQVVKKEELLEFEIYGELKYIKATVPVDRTSQYTDGLSDFRKPDFKTETILLKELFSNTYSLYLLSDKNIKYFYYKGKYTTIQPLVFKEYYNEKQLVLNKNLQYQQDLYNLFEDKGISSNYVKDLSYSTSSLRRCFQKFDPIEKKEKNDVSKKSFRINIRPGLSIGNYIDEQKNKYNLPLDGPNNYGTKLNFKFGIELEKAFSANHYKWRIYAEPSYRSYSSAIVVNDLNISIDYQSFLIPIGLRYYSYLKNDWAVYYNVGATLDNPINSYVDHNVYTAPTTIRFNMAYHLGIGLKHNEKWGIEFRYTKHGSLIHDAEQIDRFKAFEINLIYTII; encoded by the coding sequence ATGCAAGCTAAACCAATCTTCATCATCACATTAATATTGGTTCTTCTTCAATCGACGAATCTATTTTCTCAAGTATCCTTTCAAAGTGGATATTATATCAATCTAGAGAATGATACTGTATCGTGTTATATCAAAAACTTAGATTGGAGAACAACTCCTCAAAAAATACAGGTAAAGAAGAGTTTATCTCAAACCGAACATCAAGTAGTTAAAAAAGAGGAACTACTTGAATTTGAAATTTATGGTGAACTGAAATATATCAAAGCAACCGTACCTGTGGATAGAACTTCCCAGTACACCGATGGTTTATCAGATTTTAGAAAGCCCGATTTTAAAACTGAAACCATATTGCTCAAAGAACTATTTAGCAATACTTATTCCTTGTATCTATTATCTGATAAAAACATCAAATATTTCTATTATAAGGGTAAGTATACTACTATTCAACCGCTTGTCTTTAAAGAGTATTATAATGAAAAGCAGTTAGTATTGAATAAGAACTTACAATATCAACAGGATCTCTACAATCTTTTCGAAGACAAAGGCATTAGTAGTAATTATGTGAAAGACCTTTCTTATTCTACTTCATCTTTAAGAAGATGTTTTCAGAAATTTGACCCTATTGAGAAAAAAGAAAAGAACGATGTCTCTAAAAAAAGCTTCAGAATAAATATCCGACCAGGGCTTTCAATTGGTAATTATATCGATGAACAGAAAAATAAATATAACCTACCTCTCGATGGTCCCAACAACTATGGCACTAAATTGAATTTTAAATTTGGTATTGAACTTGAAAAAGCCTTTTCTGCAAATCACTATAAATGGAGAATTTATGCAGAACCTTCTTACAGAAGTTATTCTTCGGCTATTGTTGTCAACGATTTAAACATCAGTATAGATTATCAATCATTTCTTATTCCTATAGGCCTTCGTTATTATTCTTATTTAAAAAATGATTGGGCGGTGTATTATAACGTTGGTGCTACTTTAGACAACCCAATCAATTCTTATGTAGATCATAATGTGTACACGGCTCCTACGACAATCCGTTTCAATATGGCCTATCACTTAGGTATTGGATTGAAACACAATGAAAAATGGGGCATAGAGTTTAGATATACCAAACATGGATCTTTAATTCATGACGCTGAGCAAATAGATCGATTTAAAGCATTTGAGATTAATTTGATTTATACCATCATTTGA
- a CDS encoding BLUF domain-containing protein → MYCLCYISTRNEKLNDDVLKEILTQSRISNQNKELTGLLVLMDNQFLQILEGEEEEVNSLYNKICKDTRHSYVQKIYSGELDKRNFASWDMAFHEIHWEDLEDAGLLTQYENGGKLSDYLKDKNHYVIEYLKSLNGIEKLQLNLPK, encoded by the coding sequence ATGTATTGTCTTTGTTATATAAGTACAAGAAATGAAAAATTGAACGATGATGTTCTAAAGGAAATTTTAACCCAAAGCAGAATAAGTAATCAAAATAAGGAGTTAACCGGCCTATTGGTTTTAATGGATAATCAGTTTCTACAAATCTTAGAAGGAGAAGAAGAGGAAGTCAACAGTCTTTATAACAAAATCTGTAAGGATACAAGACACTCCTATGTCCAGAAAATTTACTCTGGTGAACTCGATAAAAGAAACTTCGCTTCTTGGGATATGGCATTCCATGAGATTCATTGGGAAGATCTGGAAGACGCTGGCTTATTAACTCAATACGAAAATGGAGGAAAACTTAGCGATTATCTTAAGGATAAAAATCATTATGTGATAGAATACCTGAAATCTTTAAATGGAATCGAAAAACTGCAATTAAATTTACCTAAATAA
- a CDS encoding class I SAM-dependent methyltransferase, with protein sequence MEEFNKKQHWEEIYSKKLITEVSWYQKVPQTSLDFIERSVLSKDASIIDVGGGDSFLVDHLLEKGFTDVSVLDISKKALDRAKQRLDKKANAVQWIESDVTTFESDKKFDFWHDRAAFHFLTEADDIEKYKRIVGKSIQSDGLLVIGTFSENGPKKCSGIPIKQYSVDQLSKTFDADFELINTLEVDHTTPFDTIQNFTFCCLRRK encoded by the coding sequence ATGGAAGAGTTCAATAAGAAACAACATTGGGAAGAAATATATTCTAAAAAATTAATCACAGAAGTGAGTTGGTATCAGAAAGTACCTCAAACATCTTTGGATTTTATAGAACGATCGGTGCTGTCAAAAGATGCCTCTATTATTGATGTTGGGGGTGGCGATAGCTTTTTGGTCGATCATTTATTAGAAAAAGGTTTTACTGATGTATCCGTTTTAGATATTTCTAAAAAAGCTTTGGATAGGGCCAAACAACGATTGGACAAAAAGGCCAATGCAGTGCAATGGATAGAAAGTGATGTGACTACTTTTGAATCGGATAAAAAATTTGATTTTTGGCATGATAGGGCCGCATTTCATTTTCTAACAGAGGCGGATGATATAGAAAAGTATAAAAGAATTGTCGGTAAAAGTATTCAATCGGATGGTTTGTTAGTTATTGGTACATTTTCGGAAAATGGGCCGAAGAAGTGTAGTGGAATACCAATCAAACAATACTCAGTAGATCAATTGTCCAAAACATTTGATGCTGATTTTGAATTAATCAATACGCTAGAAGTAGATCATACCACACCGTTTGATACCATTCAGAATTTCACTTTCTGCTGCTTAAGAAGAAAATAA
- a CDS encoding potassium/proton antiporter, giving the protein MIGSEMTLLLAVLIIIGILLYNPSKNLGIPAAFIFIGVGLFLGNGESSFEVYDNPVLTDFISQAALVLIIFVGGLHTKVLDIKKVFKEGLLVSNVGVLVTSLALGVFASFVTPLSLLEGLLLGSIVSSTDAAAVFGVLEAKQMKLKFASDKVLEFESATNDPMAMILTLIFVSILKTPDLPIDYVEYIQFFVQQLSVGVGLSFVIFYIIKFIFKKFHFQEEGLVPILLFSTLIVFLKICQLMGGNALIGAYILGVLLNTLDYQNKYNSLHFFNSFSWLAQSVMFLILGLQIFPENLVEVIPIAILPTLFLFFIARPLGVFISYLPLKTPMNKKIFISWSGLKGATPIVFALIPILSNLPNSEMIFYIVSFIVLVSLIIHPFSMEYLAKKVKLLVDD; this is encoded by the coding sequence ATGATCGGAAGCGAGATGACGCTATTGCTAGCTGTTTTAATCATCATTGGTATTTTACTTTATAATCCGAGTAAAAACTTAGGGATACCTGCGGCATTTATTTTTATAGGTGTGGGGTTATTTTTAGGAAATGGGGAATCTTCTTTTGAAGTATATGATAATCCTGTTCTCACCGACTTTATTAGTCAGGCGGCTTTAGTACTCATCATTTTTGTGGGGGGATTGCATACCAAAGTATTGGATATCAAAAAGGTATTTAAAGAAGGATTGTTAGTTTCTAATGTAGGAGTTTTAGTCACCTCATTGGCCTTGGGTGTATTTGCCTCATTTGTTACACCTTTATCATTATTAGAGGGCTTATTGTTGGGTTCTATTGTTTCTTCCACAGATGCAGCAGCTGTTTTTGGGGTATTAGAAGCCAAACAGATGAAATTAAAGTTTGCTTCTGATAAGGTATTGGAGTTCGAATCGGCAACTAACGATCCAATGGCAATGATTCTTACATTAATTTTTGTCAGTATTCTAAAAACTCCAGATTTACCAATTGATTATGTGGAATACATTCAATTCTTTGTTCAGCAACTCTCAGTTGGTGTAGGTTTATCTTTTGTGATTTTTTATATCATCAAATTTATATTCAAGAAATTCCATTTCCAGGAGGAAGGTTTAGTACCCATTTTATTATTCAGTACACTGATTGTCTTCTTGAAAATTTGTCAGTTGATGGGTGGAAATGCATTGATTGGGGCTTATATTTTGGGGGTATTATTAAACACTTTAGATTACCAAAACAAGTACAATTCTCTACACTTTTTCAATAGTTTTTCTTGGTTGGCTCAATCGGTGATGTTCCTTATATTGGGTTTACAGATATTCCCAGAAAACTTGGTAGAAGTTATTCCAATAGCCATATTACCAACATTATTCCTATTCTTTATAGCAAGGCCATTAGGGGTGTTTATCTCTTACCTGCCTTTAAAAACACCAATGAATAAAAAGATATTTATTTCTTGGAGTGGGTTAAAAGGAGCAACACCTATTGTGTTTGCATTGATTCCTATTTTATCCAACCTGCCTAACTCGGAAATGATATTTTATATCGTGAGTTTTATCGTTTTAGTATCACTTATTATCCATCCGTTTAGTATGGAATACCTTGCTAAAAAAGTAAAATTATTGGTAGATGATTAA
- a CDS encoding cation:proton antiporter domain-containing protein: protein MTTHIIIILSAFIAGYVALKLKFPPLVGFLLTGFLLHYFGIDDTTQIKQLADLGVTLLLFTIGLKLDIKMLIGKHIWLSSLIHNLLSSLYFVAALWALQWMGLSILQDLEIMQLVLIAFALSFSSTVFAIKTLQDKGVMNAVYGSLAIGVLVMQDIFAVVFMTVSSGKIPEVWALLLFTLPLIRPLFFRILDTVEHGEMLVLFGVFMALVVGAGLFSIVGLKADLGALVMGVMMSSHKKASELSKALFNIKELLLVCFFLDIGLTASVTLNALLFAIALVILLPIKGWLYFQVFDRFNFRVRTSVFGSLMLMNYSEFGLIVGGLAYKMGWLPGEMLVSIAIAVSLSFLISAPINNWSNEVYLGLSQFKSESSRLNTMDKMIDIGKAKVLVVGMGRIGSGVYDEMQKQFGDVVLGIEVNDHTVDKQKTEGRNVIQGDAVDSDFWERLKSLNNITLIFFAMPHHHANELGAKQLYKQNFKGMSTAIVEYADQVAPLKEIGVNAVFNVYREAGKGFALHAIEEFQPQKLVVNNPNKKISISL, encoded by the coding sequence ATGACCACACACATTATTATTATTCTCTCTGCATTTATCGCAGGTTATGTGGCCTTAAAATTAAAGTTTCCACCGCTAGTAGGATTTCTATTAACAGGTTTCTTATTGCATTATTTTGGCATCGATGATACCACTCAAATTAAGCAATTAGCCGATTTAGGGGTCACTTTATTATTATTTACCATTGGATTAAAGTTAGATATCAAAATGCTTATAGGTAAGCATATTTGGTTAAGTTCCTTAATTCATAATTTACTCAGTTCACTATATTTTGTAGCCGCATTATGGGCACTGCAATGGATGGGTCTATCCATTCTTCAAGATTTAGAGATCATGCAATTGGTATTAATTGCTTTTGCCTTATCGTTCTCAAGTACTGTATTTGCCATTAAAACACTTCAAGATAAAGGGGTAATGAATGCCGTATATGGATCATTAGCTATTGGAGTATTGGTTATGCAAGATATCTTCGCAGTAGTGTTCATGACCGTCAGTTCGGGCAAAATTCCAGAAGTATGGGCTTTATTACTGTTTACCCTTCCTTTAATTCGACCACTTTTCTTTAGGATTTTAGATACTGTAGAACACGGGGAGATGTTAGTGCTTTTCGGAGTATTTATGGCATTGGTAGTAGGAGCAGGCTTGTTTTCTATTGTAGGATTAAAAGCAGATCTAGGTGCTTTAGTGATGGGAGTGATGATGTCTAGCCATAAAAAAGCATCAGAATTATCGAAAGCTTTATTCAACATCAAAGAGTTGTTGTTGGTATGTTTCTTCCTTGATATTGGATTGACTGCCTCAGTGACCTTAAATGCTTTGTTATTTGCTATCGCTTTAGTGATACTCTTACCCATCAAAGGCTGGTTGTACTTTCAAGTATTCGATCGTTTTAACTTCAGGGTAAGAACATCCGTTTTCGGTAGTTTGATGTTGATGAACTATAGTGAATTTGGCCTTATCGTTGGTGGTTTGGCTTACAAAATGGGATGGTTACCTGGAGAAATGTTAGTAAGTATTGCCATTGCAGTTTCCCTATCTTTCTTGATATCGGCACCAATTAATAATTGGAGTAATGAGGTGTATTTAGGATTGTCTCAGTTTAAAAGTGAAAGCAGCCGCCTGAATACAATGGATAAGATGATAGACATTGGAAAGGCAAAAGTATTGGTAGTAGGAATGGGGCGTATTGGATCCGGTGTTTATGATGAAATGCAAAAACAATTTGGAGATGTTGTTCTAGGAATTGAAGTAAACGATCATACTGTCGATAAACAAAAAACCGAAGGCAGAAATGTAATTCAAGGTGATGCCGTAGATAGTGATTTTTGGGAGCGGTTGAAGAGCTTAAATAATATCACATTAATCTTTTTTGCTATGCCTCATCATCATGCCAATGAGTTGGGGGCAAAACAATTGTATAAGCAAAATTTCAAAGGAATGTCTACAGCGATTGTTGAATATGCCGATCAGGTAGCACCTTTAAAAGAAATAGGAGTTAACGCAGTATTTAATGTTTATAGAGAAGCAGGAAAAGGTTTTGCTTTGCATGCAATAGAAGAATTTCAACCGCAAAAATTAGTGGTGAATAATCCGAATAAAAAGATATCTATATCGCTATAG
- a CDS encoding succinylglutamate desuccinylase/aspartoacylase family protein, with amino-acid sequence MPSDKFVLLGKEIKKGKGAVLELEVAKLHTRNSLKVPVIVERGKKDGPVLLLLGGVHGDESNGVAIVRDIIRKKYHKPNYGTIICIPVFNVFGYLNLSRAFPDGRDLNRIFPGSKRGSLASQFAYTFTKEIAPYVDYVLDFHTGGADRSNYPNIRCNFDEEKEFEMAKAFGAPFMMHSSYIHHSIRETIHKMGKPIILFEGGKSLHLDNEVIQCGVTGALNVMKHLGLQEGEIDIHQPTVFIKKSKWLRAPYSGIFESMIQNGEYVTKKQLIGRVSDPFGEFEKKIYAPFNGHIFGLNTAPNVYKGDAIFHISVTK; translated from the coding sequence ATGCCTAGTGATAAATTTGTCCTTTTAGGTAAGGAGATTAAAAAGGGAAAAGGTGCGGTACTAGAATTAGAAGTCGCTAAACTTCATACAAGAAACAGTCTGAAGGTTCCCGTAATTGTAGAAAGAGGTAAGAAAGACGGACCTGTGCTTTTACTTCTAGGTGGTGTACATGGAGATGAATCCAATGGGGTGGCTATTGTACGTGATATCATCAGAAAGAAGTACCATAAACCAAATTATGGTACCATTATCTGCATTCCTGTATTCAACGTTTTTGGTTACCTCAACTTATCCAGAGCTTTTCCTGATGGAAGAGATTTAAACAGAATCTTTCCTGGATCCAAAAGAGGTTCTTTGGCGAGTCAGTTTGCTTATACTTTTACCAAAGAAATTGCTCCATATGTCGATTATGTATTGGATTTCCACACCGGTGGTGCCGATAGAAGTAACTATCCCAACATTCGTTGCAACTTTGATGAGGAGAAAGAGTTTGAAATGGCCAAAGCTTTCGGTGCACCTTTTATGATGCACTCCAGCTACATACATCATTCTATTCGAGAAACCATCCATAAAATGGGTAAACCTATTATTCTTTTTGAAGGAGGGAAATCTCTTCACTTGGATAATGAGGTGATCCAATGTGGAGTGACTGGAGCACTTAATGTGATGAAACATCTTGGCTTACAAGAAGGTGAAATTGATATTCATCAACCTACCGTTTTCATCAAAAAAAGTAAGTGGTTGAGAGCTCCTTATTCTGGAATCTTCGAGTCGATGATTCAGAATGGAGAATATGTCACTAAAAAACAATTGATAGGTCGTGTATCAGATCCTTTTGGAGAATTTGAGAAGAAAATTTACGCTCCTTTTAATGGACATATTTTTGGATTAAATACTGCTCCAAACGTGTATAAAGGTGATGCCATCTTCCATATCAGTGTAACCAAATAA